In the Puniceicoccales bacterium genome, one interval contains:
- the rpoC gene encoding DNA-directed RNA polymerase subunit beta' has translation MSNQEVREFLGFEGDDNFDSVAISIASPDAIRSWSRGEVKNPETINYRTFKPEPGGLFCQRIFGPTRDYECACGKYKRIKYKGTICDRCGVEVTVSRTRRERMGHVELAIPVAHIWFLKSLPSRLSLFLDMTVRELEKVIYYESYMVIDPGTTPLKKKQLISEQEYNELCSEYSDDAFTAKMGAIALREILSVMDLDDMICNIQEDMYNTNSKQLKKKLAKRLKLISGFSKSGSRPEWMILEALPILPPDLRPLVPLDGGRFATSDLNDLYRRVINRNNRLKSLLQLKTPDVIVHNEMRMLQEAVDALFDNGRHGKAVLGSGNRPLKSLSDMLKGKQGRFRQNLLGKRVDYSGRSVIVIGPELKLHQCGLPKKMALVLFEPFIIRRLKDFGFVHTVRSARKMIEKQSPEVWDILEEVTRGHPILLNRAPTLHRLSIQAFEPILIEGEAIRLHPLVCIPFNADFDGDQMAVHVPLSIEAVMECKLLMMATNNMFSPSSGKPILTPSQDIILGVYYLTYEPKKTEKSKRIPLFSCYEEVLMAKADGYLTVHDWVHIPNPDYDRATRHGDPKKKIIETTVGRVIFNSIFPKSLGFANESVGKGLLGDLIAATYKVAGQKEAIAMLDRLKNLGFSSAMQAGLSIGVTDMIIPNNKTSDISKAREKVAEVDNQFKKGIITSGERYNKIVDIWTNTTDEISNNVFKSLQKNDGRDFINPVYLMMDSGARGNRQQVRQLCGMRGLMAKPSGEIIEQPILSSFREGLSVLEYFISTHGARKGLADVALKTADAGYLTRKLCDVSMDCIVSCYDDEVRNGVWKQAIMDGENEVVSLKERIVGRCAADDIHNPFKPDEVIIYAAGLITTDIAKKIDDCGIERVKILSPLTSMRRNGISALSYGIDPATNSMVECGSAVGIIAAQSIGEPGTQLTMRTFHIGGVASQMLKTPELRACEDGIIKYIDTRLVKTADGANIVLNKSGYLALYTKDGNEIDRYSLVHGAVLTADNEAAVEKGQLLAIWDPHNVPIMSECSGRIRFRDMIQGVTIRRDIDEASDKITTIVVEHKEDLNPIIDILEESDGDESKVVASYAIPTGAQVIVDDENMISAGALLAKTPRSASKTHDITGGLPRVAELFEARRPKEAAEMAKIDGVVSFGGTVRNKKRIWITDSETGRREEHLIPHSTQIVVHEGDFVSRGQHLTDGSADPHEVLEILGVSSVQEYLIAEIQKVYRLQGVTINDKHIELIVARMLRKVRVTDPGDSDFFWGEQIDKDEFMERNNEIIEAGGKPAEADPVLLGVTKASLETESFISAASFQETTRVLTDAATMCKVDELKGFKENVIMGHLIPAGTGLPKYRKLKIIYLDDKKQEVKGNNFVPEVIENLTATHV, from the coding sequence ATGAGCAATCAAGAGGTAAGAGAGTTTTTAGGGTTCGAAGGTGACGATAACTTCGATAGTGTTGCCATTTCTATCGCTTCGCCGGATGCCATTCGTTCCTGGTCACGCGGTGAGGTAAAAAACCCTGAGACAATAAATTACAGAACATTCAAACCAGAACCTGGCGGTTTGTTTTGCCAAAGAATATTCGGCCCAACTCGTGATTACGAATGTGCCTGCGGTAAATATAAAAGAATAAAATATAAAGGCACCATCTGCGATCGCTGCGGCGTGGAAGTAACTGTTTCCAGGACAAGGCGCGAACGAATGGGGCACGTGGAGCTGGCAATTCCGGTCGCTCACATATGGTTTTTGAAAAGTCTACCCAGTAGACTTAGCCTATTTCTAGACATGACGGTTCGAGAACTGGAAAAGGTCATATATTATGAAAGCTACATGGTCATCGATCCCGGCACAACACCGCTAAAAAAGAAACAACTCATAAGTGAACAGGAATACAACGAGTTATGTTCCGAATATAGTGACGATGCATTCACTGCAAAGATGGGTGCCATCGCCCTGAGAGAAATTTTATCGGTGATGGATCTGGACGATATGATTTGTAACATCCAGGAGGACATGTACAACACGAACTCTAAGCAATTGAAAAAAAAGCTAGCCAAGCGACTAAAACTCATATCTGGATTTTCAAAATCCGGCTCTCGACCAGAGTGGATGATTCTGGAAGCTCTACCCATATTGCCACCGGATCTCAGGCCATTGGTTCCCTTGGATGGCGGTCGATTTGCCACCAGCGATCTTAACGATCTGTATCGACGCGTGATTAATAGAAATAACCGGCTGAAGAGCTTACTGCAATTGAAAACACCGGACGTGATTGTACATAATGAAATGCGCATGCTCCAAGAAGCCGTGGATGCCCTTTTTGACAATGGCCGGCATGGTAAAGCAGTTCTTGGATCAGGCAATCGTCCACTTAAGTCATTGAGTGACATGCTTAAAGGGAAACAAGGTCGATTTAGGCAAAACCTACTTGGAAAACGTGTTGATTACAGCGGACGTTCGGTCATTGTCATCGGCCCAGAATTAAAACTGCATCAATGTGGTCTACCGAAGAAAATGGCACTTGTATTATTTGAACCATTTATAATCAGGCGGTTAAAGGACTTTGGATTTGTTCATACTGTACGAAGCGCGAGGAAAATGATAGAGAAACAATCGCCAGAGGTATGGGATATTTTGGAAGAAGTAACCCGAGGTCATCCCATATTATTGAATCGAGCCCCTACTTTGCATCGATTGTCGATCCAGGCATTTGAACCAATACTGATTGAAGGCGAAGCAATTAGGTTACACCCATTGGTATGCATTCCATTCAATGCTGATTTTGACGGAGATCAAATGGCGGTGCATGTGCCTCTATCCATAGAAGCCGTCATGGAATGTAAGTTGCTCATGATGGCCACAAATAACATGTTTTCACCATCCAGCGGCAAGCCCATATTGACGCCGTCCCAAGATATAATACTGGGCGTATATTATCTTACCTATGAACCTAAAAAAACTGAAAAATCTAAGAGAATTCCACTGTTTAGTTGCTATGAGGAAGTCCTTATGGCTAAGGCAGATGGCTATCTGACCGTCCACGATTGGGTACATATTCCAAATCCGGATTACGATCGCGCCACCAGGCATGGCGATCCAAAGAAAAAGATAATCGAAACCACCGTAGGCAGGGTAATATTTAATAGCATTTTTCCGAAAAGCCTTGGATTTGCCAACGAATCCGTGGGAAAAGGATTGCTAGGTGATTTAATAGCAGCGACTTACAAAGTGGCAGGCCAGAAAGAAGCCATAGCCATGTTAGATCGATTAAAAAATCTAGGATTTTCCAGCGCGATGCAAGCCGGCCTATCCATCGGCGTTACGGATATGATAATTCCGAATAATAAGACATCGGACATCTCGAAGGCTAGAGAAAAGGTCGCAGAGGTTGATAATCAGTTCAAAAAAGGCATAATAACTTCCGGGGAAAGGTATAATAAAATTGTGGACATTTGGACCAATACCACCGATGAAATTTCCAATAATGTCTTCAAAAGTCTACAAAAAAATGATGGCAGAGATTTTATAAACCCTGTCTACTTGATGATGGACTCCGGAGCAAGAGGTAATAGGCAGCAGGTCAGGCAGTTATGCGGCATGCGCGGATTGATGGCCAAACCATCCGGCGAAATAATTGAACAGCCAATTCTTTCTTCATTTAGAGAAGGACTTTCGGTGTTGGAATATTTTATCTCGACCCATGGCGCGCGTAAAGGCTTAGCAGATGTGGCATTGAAAACCGCCGACGCAGGCTATTTGACTCGTAAATTATGCGACGTTTCGATGGATTGCATAGTGAGTTGCTATGACGATGAAGTGCGCAATGGCGTATGGAAACAGGCGATCATGGACGGTGAAAATGAAGTGGTTAGCCTGAAAGAGCGTATAGTTGGACGATGTGCGGCCGACGATATTCATAATCCATTCAAACCAGATGAGGTGATAATTTATGCAGCTGGCTTGATCACTACAGACATCGCGAAAAAAATTGATGATTGTGGTATAGAAAGGGTTAAAATTTTGTCGCCGCTCACCAGTATGCGAAGAAATGGTATTTCTGCACTTTCCTATGGCATCGATCCGGCTACGAATAGCATGGTGGAATGCGGCTCGGCGGTGGGCATAATTGCAGCTCAATCCATAGGCGAGCCTGGCACCCAGCTTACGATGCGTACATTCCATATCGGAGGCGTTGCTAGTCAGATGCTTAAAACTCCAGAACTGCGAGCTTGTGAAGATGGCATAATAAAATACATAGACACTCGACTTGTGAAAACTGCCGACGGTGCGAATATTGTTCTAAATAAATCTGGCTATCTGGCCCTGTATACGAAGGACGGTAATGAAATCGATAGATATAGTCTGGTGCACGGCGCCGTTTTGACTGCGGACAATGAGGCCGCTGTGGAAAAGGGTCAATTGCTGGCCATATGGGACCCACATAATGTGCCAATTATGTCTGAATGTTCTGGACGAATTCGATTTCGCGATATGATTCAAGGAGTTACAATACGTAGAGACATAGACGAAGCCAGTGATAAAATCACAACGATTGTCGTTGAACACAAAGAAGATCTGAATCCTATCATAGATATTTTGGAAGAATCCGATGGTGATGAGTCCAAAGTAGTTGCATCCTATGCAATTCCGACCGGTGCTCAGGTCATTGTGGATGATGAAAATATGATTTCAGCTGGTGCCTTGCTTGCCAAGACTCCAAGATCTGCTTCAAAAACGCATGATATCACAGGTGGATTACCCCGTGTGGCAGAACTATTTGAAGCGCGAAGACCCAAAGAAGCTGCTGAAATGGCAAAAATTGATGGTGTTGTATCATTTGGCGGCACTGTTAGAAATAAAAAGAGGATTTGGATCACTGATTCTGAAACTGGCCGAAGGGAAGAACATTTAATCCCTCATAGCACACAAATTGTTGTCCATGAAGGAGATTTTGTCAGTAGAGGCCAACATTTAACCGATGGATCTGCCGACCCTCATGAAGTTTTAGAGATTCTCGGTGTTTCCAGCGTCCAGGAATATCTCATCGCTGAAATTCAAAAAGTCTATAGGTTACAAGGCGTTACAATCAATGACAAGCATATTGAACTCATTGTTGCAAGGATGTTGCGAAAGGTTCGGGTCACAGATCCTGGCGATTCAGATTTCTTCTGGGGCGAACAGATTGATAAAGATGAGTTTATGGAACGGAATAATGAGATAATTGAAGCCGGAGGCAAACCAGCTGAAGCAGATCCGGTGTTGTTAGGAGTGACAAAGGCTTCGTTGGAAACAGAAAGCTTCATATCGGCAGCCTCATTTCAGGAAACCACGAGGGTTTTGACCGATGCAGCCACCATGTGCAAGGTCGATGAATTGAAAGGATTTAAAGAAAATGTTATAATGGGCCATTTGATACCAGCTGGTACCGGATTGCCGAAATATAGAAAGCTGAAAATAATATACTTAGATGATAAAAAACAGGAAGTTAAAGGCAATAATTTCGTTCCAGAAGTTATTGAAAATTTAACCGCAACTCATGTGTGA
- the rpoB gene encoding DNA-directed RNA polymerase subunit beta, whose translation MSERVDFGRLKEVIAPPNFIEIQVNSFDEFLQKNVPISNRMDVGLESVLREFFPIGSYDGRCSLEYVSYRICEPRHHEDYCVREGITYSTSLYVTLRLREGNEIKEEEIYFGELPIMGERGSFVINGAERVVVSQLHRSPGICYEGTRHTSGKILYSFRVIPDRGTWIEVQFDQSDLLYVYLDRRRRRRKFLVTTLLRAFGHGSDIEILKLFYNLEEKPLEFFDQCDNISDYVLVEDIIDTKDGIVLAREHEQLSKTIIDTFKNAGIAHISVVDASLDDGMIVRSLKKDTTKNTDEALREMYRKLRPGEPATTTNAKAMMLRLFGDRKRYDLGRVGRKKLNQKLKMRRNLEDRLLDANDIVEATKRLCRLKKGEHSIDDIDHLGNRRIRNVGELLMNQCRIGLSRMERLVKERIALFDNSVDAIVPQKLVNPKIFMSVIRDFFARSQLSQFMDQINPLAELAHKRRLSALGPGGLSRDRAGLDVRDVHTSHYGRICPIETPEGPNIGLINSLSIYAKINEFGFIETPYRVVKKGKVTDEVMYMDASEEEDAVIAQANSEVDGNGYLVGKVQVRKGDAFLEVDPREVNFMDVSPKQVLSVAAGLIPFIEHDDPARALMGSNMQRQGVPLIAPEAPFVGTGIEKRVAVDSKNVVIAKFDGIVTSVDSSRIIVTKDGKLPKRIDSKAIANKDLSVYNLRKFVRSNAATCFNQRPEVQRGQSVCAGDVLADGAATDNGELALGRNVLVAFMPWNGYNFQDAIILSDRLIKDDVFTSIHIEEFEVVARDTKLGAEEITKDIPNVSEEALKNLGRDGVIKIGAEVKPGDILVGKITPKSETDLIPEEKLLRAIFGEKADDVRDSSLTVPPGCSGIVMDVKVSGHIDREKEDISTADLRRRTKKVNEEFRSQSDKLKDDLTEALSSILLGEKIPLDVINGLNGEIIIPANRKITKTLLRKLASCFDSVEIAASPVKNRIMEIVENYKGRFEELEQERVKKIESIESGDIDDSGIIKNVKVYIATKRKIQVGDKMAGRHGNKGVVSNIVRQEDMPFLPDGTPVDIILNPLGVPSRMNVGQVLETHLGWACQKLGLKAATPIFDGMPELKIREFLKKADLPETGKSRLFDGLTGEIFDQDVVVGYIYMMKLNHLVSNKIHARAVGPYSLITQQPLGGKAQYGGQRFGEMEVWALEAYGAAYTLQELLTVKSDDVQGRTKTYESLVKGDNSLQAGMPQSFNVLMKEIQSLCLDVRLENEDSFVD comes from the coding sequence ATGTCAGAACGTGTTGATTTCGGGCGACTTAAAGAGGTAATAGCTCCGCCAAATTTCATAGAAATTCAGGTAAATTCTTTTGACGAATTTCTTCAAAAAAATGTGCCCATTAGCAATCGCATGGATGTTGGGCTAGAAAGCGTCCTTCGCGAATTTTTTCCCATAGGAAGCTATGATGGGCGTTGCAGCCTTGAATATGTTTCCTATAGAATTTGTGAACCGCGGCATCATGAAGATTACTGCGTGCGTGAGGGCATTACCTATTCGACCTCTCTGTATGTGACACTTAGATTACGAGAAGGTAACGAAATAAAAGAAGAGGAGATATATTTTGGAGAATTACCAATAATGGGAGAACGTGGTTCTTTTGTGATAAATGGTGCTGAGCGCGTCGTTGTCAGTCAACTACATAGATCTCCAGGCATATGCTACGAAGGAACTCGACATACCAGTGGAAAAATTTTGTACTCCTTCCGAGTAATTCCAGATCGCGGCACTTGGATAGAAGTTCAATTCGACCAAAGCGATTTACTGTATGTTTATTTGGATCGCCGAAGACGTCGAAGGAAGTTCTTGGTTACCACACTGTTACGTGCATTTGGTCATGGATCTGACATAGAAATACTCAAATTATTTTATAATTTAGAAGAAAAACCATTAGAATTTTTTGATCAATGCGACAACATTTCGGATTACGTTCTGGTAGAAGATATTATCGACACAAAAGATGGAATTGTATTAGCCAGGGAACATGAACAGCTTTCGAAAACCATTATAGACACATTTAAAAATGCCGGCATTGCACATATCTCTGTGGTGGATGCGAGCTTAGATGACGGTATGATCGTGCGCAGTCTAAAGAAAGATACCACAAAAAATACAGACGAAGCGCTGAGAGAAATGTATCGAAAACTTCGACCCGGCGAACCAGCCACCACCACCAATGCCAAGGCAATGATGTTGCGGCTATTTGGAGATCGCAAACGCTATGATTTGGGTCGGGTTGGTAGAAAAAAATTGAACCAGAAGCTCAAGATGCGCAGGAATTTAGAGGACAGGCTTCTGGACGCCAATGACATTGTGGAAGCAACCAAAAGGCTATGTCGACTAAAAAAAGGAGAGCATTCCATCGACGACATAGACCACCTCGGCAATAGAAGAATTCGCAATGTGGGCGAGCTTCTCATGAATCAATGTAGAATAGGCTTATCAAGAATGGAACGTCTTGTAAAAGAACGAATTGCATTATTTGATAACAGTGTCGATGCCATTGTTCCGCAAAAATTAGTCAATCCAAAAATATTCATGAGCGTGATTCGCGACTTCTTCGCCCGCAGTCAGTTATCTCAATTTATGGATCAAATTAATCCACTGGCTGAGCTGGCTCACAAACGCAGATTATCTGCTTTAGGGCCAGGAGGATTGAGCCGTGACAGAGCTGGTCTTGACGTTCGGGATGTGCATACTTCTCACTACGGCAGAATTTGCCCCATAGAAACACCGGAAGGTCCAAACATTGGATTGATAAATTCGCTCAGTATCTATGCCAAAATCAATGAGTTTGGTTTCATCGAAACGCCCTATCGCGTGGTCAAAAAAGGCAAGGTTACAGACGAAGTGATGTACATGGATGCCTCCGAAGAGGAAGATGCAGTCATCGCCCAGGCAAATTCTGAAGTGGATGGAAATGGATATCTTGTGGGCAAAGTACAAGTCAGAAAGGGAGATGCATTTCTGGAAGTGGATCCTCGAGAGGTAAATTTCATGGATGTTTCGCCAAAACAGGTTCTATCGGTCGCCGCCGGATTAATCCCTTTTATCGAACACGACGATCCAGCCCGAGCGTTGATGGGCTCGAACATGCAACGTCAAGGAGTGCCATTAATCGCTCCGGAAGCGCCTTTCGTCGGTACCGGCATAGAAAAAAGAGTGGCAGTCGATTCGAAAAATGTGGTAATTGCAAAATTTGACGGAATCGTAACCTCGGTCGATTCATCTCGCATAATAGTCACCAAAGATGGTAAGCTTCCCAAAAGAATTGACTCTAAGGCTATAGCGAACAAGGACTTATCGGTATATAATTTGCGAAAATTTGTACGATCCAATGCCGCCACCTGCTTTAATCAAAGACCAGAGGTCCAAAGGGGTCAAAGCGTCTGTGCCGGAGATGTTTTAGCCGACGGCGCAGCCACTGACAATGGCGAACTCGCACTGGGTCGAAATGTCTTGGTAGCATTCATGCCCTGGAACGGTTACAACTTCCAGGATGCTATTATATTGAGCGACAGGCTGATAAAAGACGATGTGTTCACATCTATTCACATAGAGGAATTCGAAGTGGTGGCCCGAGACACAAAACTTGGTGCCGAAGAAATAACGAAAGATATTCCCAATGTCAGCGAAGAGGCATTGAAAAATCTTGGCAGAGACGGTGTAATAAAAATTGGTGCAGAAGTAAAACCTGGAGATATACTTGTGGGTAAAATAACTCCCAAAAGTGAAACCGATTTGATCCCCGAAGAAAAATTACTCCGAGCGATTTTCGGCGAAAAAGCCGACGATGTCCGAGATTCGTCGCTTACTGTACCACCGGGATGTTCTGGCATAGTCATGGATGTGAAGGTATCCGGACACATTGATCGAGAAAAAGAAGATATTTCGACGGCTGATTTGCGACGTAGAACAAAGAAAGTCAATGAGGAATTTCGTAGTCAATCCGACAAATTGAAGGATGATCTGACCGAAGCGCTATCCAGTATTTTGCTCGGCGAAAAAATTCCGCTTGATGTCATAAATGGTTTAAATGGCGAAATAATTATACCAGCAAATAGAAAAATAACCAAAACTCTGCTTCGCAAATTAGCTTCCTGTTTCGACTCGGTGGAAATCGCCGCTTCGCCGGTTAAAAACCGAATCATGGAAATAGTTGAAAATTACAAAGGTAGATTCGAAGAACTTGAGCAAGAAAGGGTTAAAAAAATAGAATCCATCGAATCCGGTGACATAGATGACAGCGGCATTATAAAGAATGTGAAGGTCTACATAGCCACTAAACGAAAGATTCAGGTGGGCGATAAAATGGCTGGGCGTCACGGAAATAAAGGTGTTGTTTCCAACATTGTGCGGCAAGAAGATATGCCATTTTTGCCCGATGGCACACCGGTGGATATCATCCTAAATCCGCTGGGCGTCCCAAGCCGAATGAATGTCGGTCAGGTCTTAGAAACTCATCTCGGTTGGGCTTGCCAAAAGCTCGGCCTAAAAGCAGCAACTCCCATATTTGATGGAATGCCGGAATTGAAAATTCGAGAGTTTCTTAAAAAAGCAGATCTCCCCGAAACCGGTAAATCCCGTCTTTTCGACGGACTAACCGGTGAAATCTTCGATCAAGACGTGGTGGTAGGATACATATATATGATGAAATTGAACCACCTCGTGTCCAACAAGATACATGCCAGAGCCGTGGGACCATACAGTCTGATAACCCAACAACCGCTTGGCGGCAAAGCCCAATATGGCGGTCAGAGATTTGGTGAAATGGAAGTCTGGGCACTGGAAGCCTACGGTGCAGCCTATACATTGCAAGAACTTTTAACGGTCAAATCCGATGATGTCCAAGGTAGGACCAAAACCTATGAGTCACTGGTTAAAGGTGATAATTCACTGCAAGCCGGTATGCCTCAGTCATTTAATGTACTTATGAAGGAAATTCAAAGTCTATGCCTGGATGTAAGACTCGAAAACGAAGACAGTTTTGTTGATTAA
- the rplL gene encoding 50S ribosomal protein L7/L12, with amino-acid sequence MSNITKEQVVEWLSAQSVLEISGLVKDLEAKWGVSASAPVAISAATPAAASAEVAEEKTEFSVNLISAGTNKIGVIKEVRAVTGLGLKEAKDLVEGAPKLLKEGISKTEAEDIKKKLEDAGAKVELK; translated from the coding sequence ATGTCAAATATTACAAAAGAACAAGTTGTAGAATGGTTAAGTGCCCAGTCCGTTTTGGAAATTTCTGGGTTGGTTAAAGATTTAGAAGCCAAGTGGGGCGTAAGTGCTTCTGCACCTGTGGCAATCTCGGCAGCTACTCCAGCAGCAGCCAGTGCTGAAGTGGCCGAAGAAAAAACTGAATTCAGTGTCAATTTGATCTCTGCCGGCACAAACAAAATCGGCGTGATAAAAGAGGTTCGAGCAGTCACTGGCCTCGGCCTTAAAGAAGCAAAGGATTTGGTAGAGGGAGCGCCAAAGTTGTTGAAAGAAGGAATATCGAAAACCGAAGCCGAAGATATAAAAAAGAAATTAGAAGATGCTGGGGCTAAGGTAGAACTGAAATAA
- the rplJ gene encoding 50S ribosomal protein L10: MRSEKAFFVDEVVKHLSKSDYVYLSDFTGVSVLAISILRNNLRNEAAECHVVKNSILRIALKNKVDSFDKSWFAGHTAMIVGGSNPSAVAKVLAKFSKDNENRMWFKGGILKSNKLSPNEINAMAELPSLEVLQAKLLSLLNEPASGLVRILNAIPQGVVNVLHAKVKQGV; this comes from the coding sequence ATGAGGAGTGAAAAAGCATTTTTTGTCGATGAGGTCGTAAAACATCTCAGTAAGTCTGATTATGTTTATTTATCGGATTTTACTGGTGTTTCTGTTTTAGCTATATCTATACTGCGCAATAATTTACGAAACGAAGCCGCCGAGTGTCATGTAGTAAAAAACAGCATTTTGCGCATAGCACTGAAAAATAAGGTTGACTCCTTCGATAAGTCTTGGTTTGCTGGTCACACGGCAATGATCGTTGGTGGTAGCAACCCTTCCGCTGTGGCAAAGGTCTTGGCAAAATTTTCCAAAGACAATGAAAATAGAATGTGGTTTAAGGGAGGTATACTTAAATCTAACAAATTGTCACCAAATGAGATAAATGCCATGGCTGAGCTGCCGAGTTTAGAAGTGTTGCAGGCAAAATTGCTTTCGCTTCTAAATGAACCAGCCAGCGGTTTGGTAAGAATTTTAAACGCGATTCCCCAAGGTGTTGTCAATGTGTTACATGCAAAAGTGAAGCAGGGAGTATAA
- the rplA gene encoding 50S ribosomal protein L1, producing MKNRSKRHLKSQEVADLSRSFGIEEAVVLLNKMSRAKFDETVEISIHFGVDPKQSDQMVRGTVKLPHGSGKNVKVLAFTESPETAIKAGADFAGLEDMIEKVSSGWLEFDVAVATTLAMKQVRNVAKILGPRGLMPNPKSGTVSDDIVSAITDVKAGRVEFKMDKTANAGIVVGKRSFEYDKIIENIKAVIASVNEARPANFRGTFIKGMSISGTMTPGLRIVPTEYNKEVA from the coding sequence ATGAAAAATCGAAGCAAACGCCATTTAAAAAGCCAGGAAGTTGCAGATTTAAGTCGGTCATTTGGAATAGAAGAAGCCGTCGTATTGCTAAATAAGATGTCCCGAGCTAAATTTGATGAAACAGTCGAAATTTCTATTCATTTTGGCGTTGATCCAAAGCAAAGTGATCAAATGGTACGCGGCACGGTTAAATTACCACATGGTAGTGGTAAAAATGTCAAAGTCCTCGCATTTACCGAGTCACCAGAGACTGCAATCAAAGCTGGGGCTGATTTTGCTGGCCTAGAGGATATGATTGAAAAAGTAAGTTCTGGTTGGCTAGAATTTGATGTGGCCGTGGCAACCACATTGGCGATGAAACAAGTCAGAAATGTTGCAAAAATTTTAGGCCCAAGAGGTTTAATGCCAAATCCAAAGTCCGGCACTGTATCAGACGACATAGTCTCTGCCATCACCGATGTTAAGGCCGGCCGCGTTGAATTCAAAATGGATAAGACGGCCAATGCAGGAATTGTGGTAGGTAAAAGGTCATTTGAATATGATAAAATCATTGAAAACATAAAAGCCGTCATCGCATCGGTGAATGAAGCTAGGCCTGCAAATTTTCGCGGGACTTTCATAAAAGGAATGTCGATAAGTGGGACTATGACTCCAGGTCTGAGAATTGTACCAACAGAATATAACAAGGAAGTTGCCTAG
- the rplK gene encoding 50S ribosomal protein L11: MAKKVVKQIKLQLPAGAANPAPPVGPALGAAGVNIMGFCKEFNARTKDQTGMIIPAVISVYADKSFSFELKSPPASVLLRKAAGAQKGSGIPNRDKVGKVTQAQIDEIVKIKMKDLNAVNQKAAGLMIEGTARSMGIEIIS, from the coding sequence ATGGCAAAAAAAGTAGTAAAACAAATAAAATTGCAATTACCTGCTGGGGCAGCAAATCCTGCGCCACCGGTTGGCCCGGCTTTGGGTGCAGCCGGAGTAAACATTATGGGGTTTTGCAAAGAATTCAACGCCAGGACGAAAGATCAAACAGGCATGATAATTCCGGCAGTCATATCAGTGTATGCAGATAAATCGTTTTCATTTGAACTAAAATCTCCGCCGGCCTCGGTATTGCTCAGAAAAGCAGCTGGAGCTCAAAAAGGATCTGGTATACCAAATCGCGATAAAGTCGGCAAAGTTACTCAGGCCCAAATAGATGAGATTGTAAAAATAAAAATGAAAGATCTCAACGCCGTTAATCAAAAAGCTGCTGGATTAATGATAGAAGGTACAGCAAGAAGCATGGGGATAGAAATCATTTCTTAA
- the nusG gene encoding transcription termination/antitermination protein NusG: protein MAMAAVDDFKWYALQVLTNQENKVKLYIDKFMVINGLNDFIDEVLVPSENVMEIKNGKRYQRVKKFYPGYVFIKMKLLDDDGNLLQDPWQFVRNTEGVVSFVGKDNPVPLKQSEVDRILEQAKKIGSAPVQRVSFEIGNRVKINDGPFMESIGNVVDIDVANGKMKVSVSLFGRDTPVELEFWQANIVNEE from the coding sequence ATGGCAATGGCTGCAGTCGATGATTTCAAATGGTATGCTTTACAGGTTCTAACAAACCAAGAGAATAAGGTCAAGTTATATATAGATAAGTTTATGGTAATAAATGGCTTAAATGATTTCATTGATGAAGTTCTAGTTCCATCGGAAAATGTTATGGAGATAAAAAATGGCAAAAGATATCAACGCGTGAAAAAATTTTATCCAGGATATGTATTTATAAAGATGAAATTGCTTGACGACGATGGAAATTTACTACAGGATCCTTGGCAGTTTGTGAGAAATACCGAAGGTGTTGTCAGTTTTGTCGGAAAAGATAATCCAGTTCCATTAAAACAGTCCGAAGTTGATAGAATTCTTGAGCAGGCCAAAAAAATCGGAAGTGCTCCGGTGCAAAGAGTCTCGTTTGAAATAGGAAATCGAGTGAAGATAAATGACGGGCCATTTATGGAATCCATTGGTAATGTGGTGGACATAGATGTGGCGAATGGAAAAATGAAGGTGTCGGTTTCGTTGTTTGGTCGCGACACTCCGGTGGAATTGGAATTTTGGCAAGCCAATATTGTTAACGAAGAATAG
- the secE gene encoding preprotein translocase subunit SecE, which translates to MNPFRRVSLFCGETIEELKKASWPNAKELRRSTIAVLVGMLVWGIYVSILDFALGGFVNTVSSWVRGCIG; encoded by the coding sequence ATGAATCCATTTAGACGAGTTAGTTTATTTTGCGGCGAAACCATTGAAGAGTTGAAAAAGGCTTCATGGCCAAATGCCAAAGAATTGCGAAGATCTACCATTGCTGTATTAGTTGGAATGCTAGTATGGGGAATATATGTGTCCATATTGGATTTTGCCTTGGGTGGTTTCGTAAATACTGTAAGTTCTTGGGTAAGAGGCTGCATTGGTTAA